From a single Blastocatellia bacterium genomic region:
- a CDS encoding glycosyltransferase family 4 protein — translation MTSSRRVLMLTSSYPRWPGDSTCEYLRHFAEQLAKEFAVTVLTPPSQGAASIESQNHVSIIRFRYGLFRWAEVIQSGSDSWSVMRRRWIAVGMLPLYLICFFWQAWRLARQADVIVSHWLVPSGLIGAAISWLNKKPHVAIEHSGALRLLSTMPGGCWIARFIIAHSCRVVTVSEELRQRLIELVPEAEAKSETIPMGVDVDGQMRPGEAKKDDLTVEPEGGRVLYLGRLTDVKGVAYLIRAMRRISEAALIVAGDGEARASLQALSRESGTPIEFVGWVDADQKRELLRACDVVVIPSVALADGQTEGTPVVCLEAMAAGKAIIASRVGGIPEVIRDGVNGFLVEPASVEALRQTLERVLGDERLRRRVGLQARRTAQQFAWPRIGQRYCRLIHEVAA, via the coding sequence ATGACGTCATCACGCCGCGTGCTCATGTTAACCAGCTCATATCCACGCTGGCCGGGCGATTCAACGTGCGAGTACTTACGGCATTTTGCCGAGCAACTGGCCAAGGAGTTTGCCGTCACCGTGCTGACTCCGCCGAGTCAGGGAGCCGCGTCAATCGAATCTCAAAATCACGTCTCAATCATTCGCTTTCGTTACGGCTTGTTTCGTTGGGCAGAGGTGATCCAGTCAGGGAGCGATAGTTGGTCAGTCATGCGACGTCGGTGGATAGCGGTGGGCATGCTGCCTTTGTATCTGATTTGTTTTTTCTGGCAGGCCTGGCGGTTGGCGCGTCAAGCGGATGTGATTGTCTCTCATTGGCTGGTGCCGTCGGGATTGATCGGCGCTGCCATCAGTTGGTTGAATAAGAAACCCCACGTGGCCATTGAGCATTCAGGAGCATTGCGGTTGCTCAGCACGATGCCCGGTGGCTGCTGGATCGCTCGCTTCATCATTGCCCATAGCTGTCGGGTCGTGACCGTGAGCGAGGAATTGCGCCAGCGGCTGATTGAGCTGGTTCCCGAAGCTGAAGCGAAATCCGAGACCATCCCGATGGGTGTTGATGTGGATGGGCAGATGAGGCCGGGTGAAGCCAAGAAGGATGATTTGACTGTTGAACCAGAAGGAGGCCGCGTGTTGTACCTTGGGCGACTCACCGATGTGAAAGGTGTAGCTTATCTGATCAGGGCGATGCGTCGAATCTCCGAGGCTGCGTTGATTGTCGCTGGCGATGGTGAGGCACGAGCGTCGCTGCAAGCATTGTCGCGGGAGAGTGGCACGCCGATTGAGTTTGTCGGTTGGGTTGATGCCGATCAAAAGCGGGAGCTGCTGCGGGCATGTGATGTTGTGGTGATCCCCTCGGTGGCGCTCGCTGATGGTCAGACAGAAGGGACGCCGGTCGTATGTCTGGAAGCAATGGCTGCCGGCAAAGCAATCATTGCCTCACGTGTCGGAGGTATCCCTGAGGTGATCCGCGATGGAGTGAATGGCTTTCTTGTTGAGCCGGCGTCGGTGGAAGCGCTGAGGCAAACGCTGGAGCGCGTGCTCGGCGATGAGCGATTGCGGCGCCGCGTTGGTCTGCAAGCTCGTCGAACAGCTCAACAGTTTGCTTGGCCGCGAATTGGACAACGCTATTGCCGACTGATTCACGAGGTGGCTGCGTGA
- a CDS encoding oligosaccharide flippase family protein, giving the protein MIQGALNPTDVVQQAGRGTIYISAAKAYFMATGLIIYVVLPRLLTVEQFGLYSVVVGVTSVINAVVMNGTVLTVSRFVAQDVTRAGAVRNRALQLQMLIGGGIALVYYGAAPWLASALRDARLTTYFQLMALITLTYAFYAVFMGTLNGRRQFLRQAFLDSMYSTFKVTFVVGLAWLSHAVMGALVGWLIAGLVALAISIVLVGRTASAGRVQARELLQFQSWLLIYTLVINLLQKVDLLLVKALSSPDPIIASEQAGYYNAVMTIANVVFQSVVAITSVAFPFVAQAASGANRDAIKQYMTQTTRFSLMVMACLATLFVGNAGGLLALIYRPEYLAGTDALRIAPFGMLMFGWFSVLCSLISGSGHPRVAVWLAAVTCVADALLNALFIPVWGLVGAAAATLIGMSVGVALGAAYVHWQFEAHIGWMSLLRIAAVAVIVLVASQLIQATGVLMLLKLSIQALVFVGLLVAVKEIGAVELRAMKRLWPTRT; this is encoded by the coding sequence GTGATACAAGGGGCGCTCAACCCAACCGATGTGGTTCAGCAGGCCGGTCGTGGCACGATCTACATCAGCGCAGCGAAGGCCTACTTCATGGCGACCGGTTTGATCATCTACGTCGTTTTACCTCGTCTGCTGACCGTCGAGCAGTTTGGTCTCTATAGCGTGGTCGTCGGCGTGACGTCGGTGATCAACGCGGTGGTGATGAATGGAACGGTGCTGACCGTCTCCAGGTTTGTCGCCCAGGACGTCACGCGCGCTGGCGCTGTCAGGAACAGGGCCTTGCAATTGCAGATGCTGATCGGTGGCGGCATCGCGTTGGTCTATTATGGTGCGGCTCCTTGGCTGGCAAGTGCCCTTCGTGACGCGCGGCTGACCACCTATTTTCAACTGATGGCCCTAATAACGCTGACATACGCGTTCTATGCCGTGTTCATGGGAACGCTCAACGGTCGTCGGCAGTTTTTGCGGCAGGCATTTCTCGATTCGATGTATTCAACATTCAAGGTGACGTTTGTTGTTGGCTTGGCATGGCTCAGCCACGCTGTGATGGGCGCGTTGGTCGGGTGGTTAATTGCTGGTCTAGTTGCGCTGGCGATCTCAATTGTGCTGGTTGGACGCACAGCATCGGCCGGTCGAGTTCAAGCCAGAGAATTACTTCAGTTTCAATCGTGGTTGTTGATCTACACGTTGGTCATCAACCTGCTGCAGAAGGTTGACCTGTTATTAGTCAAAGCGTTGTCATCGCCTGATCCGATCATCGCCAGTGAGCAGGCGGGCTATTACAATGCTGTGATGACCATTGCGAACGTGGTATTTCAATCAGTCGTGGCGATCACCTCGGTCGCGTTTCCTTTCGTCGCGCAGGCCGCATCGGGGGCGAATCGTGACGCGATCAAACAATATATGACCCAGACGACGCGCTTCAGCCTGATGGTGATGGCCTGTCTGGCGACGCTGTTTGTCGGCAATGCGGGCGGGCTATTAGCGTTGATCTATCGGCCAGAATATCTTGCCGGAACGGACGCCTTGCGCATCGCGCCGTTCGGCATGTTGATGTTTGGTTGGTTCTCGGTCTTGTGCAGCTTGATCTCCGGCAGTGGGCATCCGCGCGTGGCAGTGTGGTTGGCGGCAGTCACGTGCGTGGCTGACGCTCTGTTAAACGCTCTGTTCATTCCCGTGTGGGGGTTGGTTGGGGCTGCTGCGGCAACGTTGATCGGGATGAGCGTCGGCGTTGCATTGGGCGCTGCGTACGTTCATTGGCAGTTTGAAGCGCACATCGGTTGGATGTCGTTGCTGCGAATCGCTGCTGTAGCCGTCATCGTATTGGTTGCGTCGCAATTGATTCAAGCGACTGGCGTGTTGATGTTGCTCAAGCTGAGCATTCAGGCGCTGGTCTTTGTCGGTTTGTTGGTGGCGGTCAAAGAAATCGGCGCAGTTGAGTTGAGAGCTATGAAGCGTCTGTGGCCAACGCGGACGTAG
- a CDS encoding tetratricopeptide repeat protein — translation MIKSKPVSAAPAPTFSWRVFLLIAPLCWLLYANSLGNAFVFDDLYTVVNNDLVRNFSLGAFLNEWYRPLRDLSLAFDHWLWGLNPSGFRLTNIMIHSANSCLVYLLALHLAKQPQTALLTALVFATHPLQTDAVAYISGRRDVLFAFFYLLSLYAFIRYRQTERPVMAIGSLVAFALSLLTKEMAVTLPLIVLLWDFHTRWESHEHQPLFPALLKQTWDVLKANRWLVLTGLLIGLVVIGRQIGQGRGLGSPRALRFEYWGGSFWTNFLTVLTVHAHYLKLLLAPVTLIASYQDAFPLAQSLWQPRVLIAIIVLLGVAGVMLYGFKRDKLIGFAIAFYLITLLPVSQIIPHHELMAEHYLYLPLFGYALLFAHLVVKLAAWRPTWKWAIYALAGLVIIALSARTILRNRDWKDSFTLWSVTYRAVPHSTRAVYNLGVEYMKKNQVDQAIPLLERAIELNPNHVLAYNNLAAAYLAKGEPQRALALLQHALTLKPDNRDRIVWAKRDQTYRMILRNIAKSYLALNQPARALEYVRQALDISPNDPSTYALQALIYQKTGQPEAALQACQQGLQLDPSSVELRTMMAELLESQGRMEDAQTHWEQLLSASPTHPAANIRLAVSYINRDQVESAAQHLRQAFTQPITQPQLNALIQQATRLYPPPRSFLLAARLYHLIQETEQAIVVCQQGLEQFPRDRDLRNQLAFLYADSRQLDKAAAEWNRVLQIAPNDFLANLNLGSYHLNKRDPASAQKYLDIALANAADETSRQRVLEILTHMKNQQADSSSSPEPNR, via the coding sequence ATGATCAAATCCAAGCCAGTATCCGCAGCTCCCGCTCCAACATTTTCCTGGCGCGTCTTTCTGCTCATTGCGCCTTTGTGTTGGCTACTTTATGCCAACAGTTTGGGAAACGCTTTCGTCTTCGATGATCTCTACACAGTCGTCAACAATGACCTTGTCCGAAATTTTTCTCTCGGCGCTTTTCTCAACGAATGGTATCGGCCACTGCGCGACCTCAGTCTGGCATTCGATCATTGGTTGTGGGGCCTCAACCCGTCTGGATTTCGGTTGACCAATATCATGATTCACAGCGCCAACAGTTGCCTCGTCTACCTGTTGGCATTGCATCTGGCCAAGCAGCCGCAGACGGCGCTTCTGACGGCTCTTGTGTTTGCCACTCATCCGTTGCAGACCGATGCAGTCGCTTACATTTCTGGGCGACGCGATGTCCTATTCGCGTTTTTTTATTTGCTCAGCCTCTACGCCTTTATTCGCTATCGGCAGACGGAACGACCGGTGATGGCCATTGGCTCACTGGTGGCCTTTGCATTGAGTCTGCTCACCAAAGAAATGGCCGTCACCTTGCCTCTGATTGTCTTGCTGTGGGACTTTCATACACGATGGGAAAGTCATGAGCATCAGCCGCTCTTTCCCGCGCTGCTCAAGCAGACGTGGGATGTACTCAAAGCCAATCGCTGGCTGGTACTGACTGGTCTCTTGATCGGACTCGTCGTTATCGGACGCCAAATCGGCCAGGGCCGCGGCCTCGGCTCACCACGCGCGCTCCGATTCGAATACTGGGGTGGTTCCTTCTGGACTAACTTCCTCACCGTGTTGACTGTCCATGCTCACTACCTGAAATTGCTGCTCGCGCCAGTCACGCTAATCGCTTCGTATCAAGACGCCTTTCCTCTTGCTCAATCTCTCTGGCAGCCGCGCGTCCTCATAGCCATCATCGTGTTGCTGGGCGTAGCTGGAGTGATGCTCTACGGCTTCAAACGAGATAAGCTCATCGGCTTCGCCATCGCTTTCTACCTCATCACACTGCTGCCCGTTAGCCAGATCATTCCTCACCACGAGCTCATGGCCGAACACTACCTCTATCTGCCCTTGTTTGGTTATGCCCTGTTGTTCGCACATCTGGTTGTTAAACTGGCGGCCTGGCGGCCGACTTGGAAATGGGCAATCTACGCCCTAGCCGGCCTCGTAATCATCGCGCTGAGCGCGCGAACCATCCTGCGCAATCGCGATTGGAAAGATTCATTCACATTATGGAGTGTCACATACCGCGCTGTCCCTCATTCAACACGAGCCGTCTACAATCTCGGCGTTGAATACATGAAGAAAAACCAAGTAGACCAAGCTATTCCCCTGCTTGAACGGGCGATTGAACTCAATCCAAATCACGTCCTGGCCTACAACAATCTGGCAGCCGCTTATCTGGCTAAAGGCGAGCCGCAACGCGCCCTCGCCCTCCTGCAACATGCGCTCACGCTCAAACCGGACAACCGTGACCGAATCGTCTGGGCCAAACGAGACCAAACCTACCGAATGATCCTCCGCAACATCGCAAAATCCTATCTGGCGCTCAACCAGCCGGCTCGCGCACTGGAATATGTTCGTCAAGCTCTGGACATCTCGCCCAACGATCCGTCCACTTATGCCTTGCAAGCCCTCATCTACCAAAAAACTGGACAACCCGAAGCTGCTCTGCAAGCTTGCCAGCAAGGCCTTCAACTTGACCCGTCGTCAGTGGAACTTAGAACGATGATGGCAGAGCTGCTCGAATCACAAGGTCGGATGGAAGACGCGCAGACTCATTGGGAACAACTCTTGAGCGCGTCGCCGACTCATCCGGCAGCCAACATTCGACTGGCCGTCTCCTACATCAATCGCGACCAAGTGGAGTCCGCCGCTCAACATCTTCGTCAGGCCTTCACACAGCCCATAACACAGCCACAGTTGAACGCATTGATCCAACAAGCGACGAGGCTCTATCCGCCGCCTCGTTCGTTTCTGTTGGCGGCTCGACTCTACCACTTGATCCAAGAGACCGAGCAGGCCATCGTGGTGTGCCAGCAGGGGCTTGAGCAATTTCCTCGGGACCGAGACCTGCGCAATCAACTCGCCTTCCTCTATGCTGACAGCCGGCAACTGGACAAAGCAGCAGCCGAATGGAATCGAGTGCTGCAAATCGCCCCCAACGATTTTCTCGCCAACTTGAATCTAGGCTCCTACCACCTGAACAAACGTGATCCCGCATCGGCACAAAAATATCTGGACATTGCGCTGGCCAATGCAGCCGATGAAACGAGCCGGCAGCGTGTCCTTGAAATACTCACGCACATGAAAAACCAGCAAGCTGACTCAAGCAGTAGCCCTGAACCAAACCGATAA
- the deoC gene encoding deoxyribose-phosphate aldolase translates to MGATRLGARPAPAHSAGDMARYIDHTLLKPDATRDQIAQLCDEALQYGFASVCVNPIWIHEVARRLRNSPVKACSVVGFPLGASTTDVKAFEARRAIFDGAQEIDMVINIGALKSGLDEWVERDIRAVVEACHEHGALCKVIIETALLDEAEKVKACVLAKEARADFVKTSTGFSKAGATIEDVALMRRVVGPQLGVKAAGGIRSFQQAQQMIQAGATRIGASVGVQIVQEAPGSESQVPY, encoded by the coding sequence ATGGGCGCCACCCGTTTGGGCGCCCGTCCGGCGCCGGCGCATTCAGCCGGCGACATGGCCCGTTACATTGATCACACGCTGCTCAAGCCTGACGCCACCCGCGACCAAATCGCCCAACTGTGCGATGAAGCCTTGCAATACGGCTTTGCCAGCGTTTGCGTCAATCCCATCTGGATTCACGAAGTAGCTCGGCGGCTGCGAAATTCTCCGGTCAAAGCGTGCAGTGTCGTCGGCTTTCCGCTGGGCGCTTCAACCACCGATGTCAAGGCATTTGAGGCGCGGCGAGCCATCTTCGATGGCGCGCAGGAAATTGATATGGTCATCAACATTGGCGCGCTGAAATCAGGCCTCGATGAGTGGGTGGAACGAGACATCCGCGCCGTGGTTGAGGCCTGTCACGAGCATGGAGCTCTGTGCAAGGTCATTATTGAAACGGCGCTGCTGGACGAAGCTGAGAAAGTCAAAGCCTGCGTCCTGGCCAAAGAGGCGCGCGCCGATTTTGTCAAAACCTCCACCGGCTTCAGCAAGGCTGGCGCTACTATTGAAGATGTCGCGCTGATGCGGCGTGTAGTCGGCCCGCAACTTGGCGTCAAAGCCGCCGGCGGCATTCGCAGTTTTCAACAGGCTCAACAGATGATTCAGGCCGGCGCCACGCGCATCGGCGCAAGCGTCGGCGTTCAAATTGTTCAGGAAGCGCCCGGCAGCGAATCTCAAGTCCCTTATTGA
- the larC gene encoding nickel pincer cofactor biosynthesis protein LarC gives MRTLYFDCFSGASGDMINGALIDLGVRLSRLQEELSKLPLSGYQVRAVETRRAGLRAIKFDVDVDQSPQPARRLSDILAAIESAPLADAVKRLSQQMFIRLGEAEAKAHGVSLEDVHFHEVGAVDAIVDIVGACIGFKELGIERFICSPINVGRGMVNCSHGQMPVPVVATAELLKGAIIYNSDIEAELVTPTGATIISTVTQTHGSLPPFKLEKVGYGAGTKQWPDRPNLLRLMLGETPGPAASVHTDKVTVIEANIDDSSPELLGYLMEQGLKAGALDVFYTPIQMKKNRPATKLTVICRDAERERMAELIFRETTTIGLRFYEAERRLLDRQWVQVATPFGLIRVKVAYLNESVVNLAPEYDDCKAAAEQHQVPLRQVIEHAIGAFNAQLQRSTHNSVT, from the coding sequence ATGCGGACACTCTATTTTGATTGCTTTTCGGGCGCGAGCGGCGACATGATCAACGGCGCGCTGATTGACCTTGGAGTTCGTCTCTCGCGATTACAAGAGGAACTCAGTAAGCTGCCGTTGAGTGGTTACCAGGTTCGCGCCGTTGAAACGAGACGAGCCGGATTGCGGGCGATCAAATTTGACGTTGACGTAGATCAGTCGCCGCAACCGGCGAGGCGGCTCTCGGACATCTTGGCTGCGATTGAAAGTGCGCCGCTGGCCGACGCGGTCAAGCGCCTATCACAACAGATGTTCATTCGGCTCGGTGAAGCTGAGGCAAAGGCGCATGGCGTGTCGCTCGAGGATGTGCACTTTCATGAGGTCGGCGCCGTGGACGCGATTGTTGATATTGTCGGCGCTTGCATTGGGTTCAAGGAATTAGGCATTGAGCGGTTCATCTGTTCGCCGATCAATGTTGGGCGCGGCATGGTCAATTGTTCGCATGGCCAGATGCCGGTGCCGGTGGTTGCCACGGCTGAACTGCTCAAGGGGGCTATCATCTACAACTCTGACATAGAAGCTGAATTGGTCACGCCAACCGGCGCAACCATCATCTCGACAGTGACTCAAACTCATGGGTCGCTTCCTCCGTTCAAGTTGGAAAAAGTTGGTTACGGGGCGGGAACAAAACAGTGGCCAGATCGCCCGAATCTGCTTCGCCTGATGCTGGGAGAAACGCCTGGCCCGGCGGCGTCTGTTCACACAGACAAGGTCACGGTTATCGAAGCTAACATTGACGATTCCAGTCCGGAGCTGCTTGGCTACTTAATGGAACAAGGGTTAAAAGCCGGCGCGCTTGACGTTTTCTACACGCCGATTCAGATGAAGAAGAACCGGCCGGCCACCAAACTCACGGTGATCTGCCGCGACGCAGAGCGTGAACGGATGGCCGAGCTGATCTTCCGCGAGACAACAACCATTGGGCTGCGATTTTATGAGGCCGAGCGACGGCTGTTAGATCGTCAGTGGGTGCAAGTCGCCACACCGTTTGGTTTGATTCGTGTCAAAGTCGCCTACCTGAATGAATCAGTCGTTAACCTCGCGCCTGAATATGATGATTGTAAGGCAGCCGCAGAGCAGCATCAGGTTCCGTTGCGGCAGGTCATCGAACATGCTATTGGAGCGTTCAACGCACAACTACAGCGCTCAACTCACAATTCAGTAACATGA
- the metG gene encoding methionine--tRNA ligase gives MKTFYVTTPIYYANARLHLGHLYTTIVADTLKRYKRQRGYDVFFLTGTDEHGVNIERAAQQRGVPVMQHVDEVVAETQQIFPQFGLEYDHWIRTTADYHYRGAQELWRRIRDAGYIYKSDYAGWYCPNCNEFKADATQEQPVCDVHERLTEIVQEESYFFRLSAFEQRLLQHYEANPSFIQPDARRNEVVSFVRSGLRDISISRTSVRWGVPVPDDPKHVMYVWFEALSNYITALGFGSENTDRLRRYWPADVQLIGKDIIRFHAVWWPAFLMAAGLELPKMIFAHGMLLSGGRKMSKTLGNVIDLPTLKRYFANDMIRYFCLREIVFGEDGDCTFEALIDRSNADLADGFGNLCSRTLTMIKKYCDSVIPAAAQSGDQEQEIRAKAEQARRAFLGEFDTYRFNRALESAWELITRVDKYISENKPWELVKRETGHAQLVTLLNTASKTLRYLAVLLSPVLPEATRQLWQQMGLSGEPAGVDPEALEFDAPIEGCRIGEVRPLFPKLNKEKIMTAIEAERETTGEPGGEPVATPPQAAVKESPPAQQQYISIEDFAKVDLRVGTVLTARKVEKTDKLLLLTVDIGEATPRQLLAGIAQAYEPESLIGRKVVVVANLQPRKVRGYESQGMIVAASVGDEERPVLVGFHEDVPNGARLR, from the coding sequence ATGAAAACATTTTACGTAACAACGCCGATTTATTATGCGAATGCACGACTGCATTTGGGTCATCTTTACACGACGATTGTGGCCGATACGTTGAAGCGTTATAAGCGTCAGCGTGGCTACGACGTTTTTTTTCTGACAGGGACCGATGAGCACGGCGTCAATATCGAACGCGCGGCCCAACAGCGCGGCGTGCCGGTCATGCAGCACGTGGATGAAGTGGTCGCTGAGACGCAACAAATCTTCCCGCAGTTTGGCCTGGAGTATGACCATTGGATTCGCACAACAGCTGACTATCATTATCGTGGCGCTCAGGAGCTGTGGCGGCGCATTCGCGATGCCGGTTATATCTACAAAAGCGATTACGCCGGTTGGTATTGCCCCAACTGTAACGAGTTCAAAGCCGATGCGACGCAAGAGCAGCCGGTGTGCGACGTGCACGAGCGACTCACCGAGATCGTTCAAGAAGAAAGCTACTTCTTTCGATTGTCCGCGTTTGAGCAGCGGCTGCTGCAACATTACGAAGCGAATCCTTCATTCATTCAGCCTGACGCGCGACGCAATGAAGTGGTGAGTTTTGTTCGTAGCGGGCTGCGCGACATCTCAATCAGTCGGACATCGGTCAGGTGGGGCGTGCCCGTGCCGGATGATCCCAAGCACGTCATGTATGTGTGGTTCGAGGCGCTCTCCAATTACATCACGGCGCTGGGTTTTGGCAGCGAAAATACCGATAGGTTGCGCCGGTATTGGCCGGCGGATGTGCAGTTGATAGGAAAGGATATCATTCGATTTCATGCCGTCTGGTGGCCGGCGTTTTTGATGGCGGCCGGGCTGGAGCTGCCCAAGATGATCTTCGCTCACGGCATGTTGCTCTCCGGCGGGCGAAAGATGAGCAAGACGCTAGGCAACGTGATTGATCTGCCGACATTGAAGCGATATTTTGCCAACGACATGATTCGCTATTTTTGCCTGCGCGAGATCGTGTTTGGCGAAGATGGCGATTGCACGTTTGAGGCATTGATTGATCGCTCCAATGCCGACTTAGCCGATGGTTTCGGCAACTTGTGTAGTCGCACGTTGACGATGATCAAGAAATACTGCGATAGCGTCATTCCAGCTGCGGCCCAGAGTGGAGATCAAGAGCAAGAAATCCGCGCTAAGGCTGAGCAAGCCCGGAGGGCTTTCCTTGGCGAATTTGACACGTATCGCTTCAATCGCGCTTTGGAATCAGCCTGGGAACTGATTACCCGTGTTGATAAGTACATCTCGGAGAACAAGCCGTGGGAACTGGTCAAACGCGAGACCGGGCACGCTCAACTGGTGACGTTGTTGAATACCGCCAGTAAGACACTTCGCTACCTCGCCGTGTTGCTTTCGCCCGTGCTGCCGGAAGCCACGCGGCAGCTCTGGCAACAGATGGGATTATCAGGCGAGCCGGCCGGAGTTGATCCGGAAGCGCTTGAGTTCGATGCTCCGATTGAAGGTTGCCGAATTGGCGAAGTCCGGCCACTATTCCCCAAACTCAATAAGGAGAAAATCATGACAGCCATTGAAGCAGAAAGGGAAACCACAGGCGAACCTGGAGGCGAACCTGTTGCGACTCCGCCTCAAGCAGCCGTGAAGGAGTCGCCGCCGGCGCAGCAACAATACATCAGCATTGAGGATTTCGCTAAGGTTGATTTGCGCGTCGGGACGGTGTTGACGGCGCGAAAGGTCGAAAAAACTGATAAGTTGTTGCTTCTGACTGTTGATATTGGTGAAGCGACGCCGCGCCAATTACTGGCCGGCATCGCTCAAGCATACGAGCCAGAATCGTTGATTGGGCGGAAAGTTGTCGTTGTGGCAAATTTGCAGCCTCGCAAGGTGCGAGGGTATGAATCCCAAGGCATGATCGTGGCAGCCTCGGTTGGCGACGAAGAGCGCCCTGTGTTGGTCGGTTTTCACGAAGATGTTCCCAACGGCGCGCGGTTGAGATGA
- a CDS encoding TatD family hydrolase has product MFIDSHAHLDAPEFQHDRDEVIARARDAGVELMLNIGAGYVRDTSIETALSLAETYECVYLAFGIHPHDATLYQNGWEEKLLQLSEHPKVLAWGEVGLDYHYNHSPRDVQRAVFRRQLQCARQRGLPVIIHTREAEQDTLSILREQWQGSGLSGILHCFTGTLDLAEACIEMGFYVSFSGILTFKNAADLRAIAQQLPLERLLIETDCPLLAPAPMRGRRNEPSYVRYVARQLAHARQMSEQQIAAVTSANFRRLFGLNTD; this is encoded by the coding sequence ATGTTCATTGATTCTCATGCTCACTTAGACGCGCCTGAGTTTCAACACGACCGTGATGAGGTCATCGCGCGCGCGCGTGATGCCGGCGTTGAGCTGATGCTGAACATTGGCGCAGGATACGTTCGGGACACTTCGATTGAGACAGCCCTCTCGTTAGCTGAGACGTATGAGTGTGTCTACCTAGCGTTCGGCATTCATCCGCATGATGCGACGCTTTATCAAAATGGCTGGGAAGAAAAATTGCTGCAACTGTCTGAGCATCCCAAGGTGTTAGCCTGGGGAGAAGTCGGCTTGGATTATCATTACAACCATTCACCGCGAGATGTCCAGCGAGCCGTCTTTCGCCGACAGCTTCAATGCGCTCGACAGCGCGGCTTACCGGTCATCATTCACACACGAGAAGCTGAGCAAGATACACTAAGCATTTTGCGCGAGCAGTGGCAGGGAAGCGGGCTAAGCGGCATTTTGCACTGTTTCACGGGCACGCTCGATTTGGCCGAGGCGTGTATCGAGATGGGATTTTACGTATCGTTCTCAGGCATTCTCACCTTCAAGAACGCTGCTGACTTGAGAGCTATCGCTCAACAACTGCCATTGGAGCGACTCTTAATTGAGACGGATTGCCCGTTGCTTGCGCCGGCGCCAATGCGGGGCAGACGCAATGAGCCATCGTATGTGCGTTACGTCGCTCGACAGCTCGCTCACGCGCGTCAGATGAGCGAGCAACAGATCGCCGCAGTGACGAGCGCGAACTTTCGACGATTGTTCGGTCTCAACACGGATTGA